Proteins from one Chroococcidiopsis sp. CCMEE 29 genomic window:
- a CDS encoding helix-turn-helix domain-containing protein, producing MVSKTQKVQQQVQERNLWQKLYYKHQQEYIRKKLKAVKALWDGHSRAEVSQQVGCSDRTLSRWIDQYLMEGLEGLTQPITHQVASHLGVEQQQEFKRMVLEQSPRDYGIDKAI from the coding sequence ATGGTCAGCAAAACGCAAAAGGTGCAGCAACAGGTTCAAGAGCGAAACCTGTGGCAGAAGCTCTACTACAAACACCAGCAAGAGTATATTCGTAAGAAACTCAAAGCTGTTAAAGCCCTTTGGGACGGACACAGCCGAGCTGAGGTGAGTCAGCAAGTAGGATGTAGCGACAGAACCCTTAGCCGTTGGATTGACCAGTATTTGATGGAAGGACTCGAAGGGCTGACCCAACCAATTACCCATCAAGTTGCCTCACACCTTGGGGTCGAACAACAGCAAGAATTCAAACGCATGGTGTTGGAACAATCGCCCAGAGACTATGGCATCGACAAAGCGATTTAG
- a CDS encoding winged helix-turn-helix domain-containing protein: MSQVLQQRWQISLKDSRIYEILDELGVSYQKVHRDYANAEPMQQQAFVQQVKKTGILLCPRKDSVL, from the coding sequence ATGAGCCAGGTGCTCCAACAACGATGGCAGATCTCGCTCAAAGATAGTCGGATTTATGAAATCCTTGACGAGTTGGGAGTGTCCTATCAGAAGGTACATCGCGATTATGCCAATGCTGAGCCAATGCAGCAGCAAGCCTTTGTGCAGCAGGTCAAAAAAACTGGAATATTGCTCTGCCCAAGAAAAGATAGTGTTCTATGA
- a CDS encoding transposase, producing the protein MFYDEFSVCERPTMFYAWAPRNSRPQVKSNERHRRRCNGLLAVDALTGQTDLQLKEQAKAEDIAGYLAQLVVKTAEQGYSKLSIILDNCRTHKRKMRQALATLLQQQGVESKIELHFIDLPPYSPDFNLAEYLIHQIRLQILHHHPLNWTLEQIKENLEQQMCSRQLQTPSRFRRHCNIYGV; encoded by the coding sequence GTGTTCTATGACGAGTTTTCCGTGTGTGAGCGACCCACGATGTTTTATGCTTGGGCACCCCGTAACAGTCGTCCGCAGGTCAAAAGCAATGAACGGCATCGCAGACGATGCAATGGTTTGTTAGCCGTGGACGCCCTCACCGGACAGACCGACTTACAACTCAAGGAGCAAGCCAAAGCCGAAGACATCGCAGGCTACTTGGCGCAGTTGGTCGTCAAAACAGCCGAGCAAGGCTATAGCAAGCTCAGCATCATTTTGGACAATTGCAGGACGCATAAACGCAAGATGCGACAAGCTCTGGCGACGTTGCTGCAACAGCAGGGAGTTGAGAGTAAAATCGAGCTGCACTTCATCGACTTACCGCCCTATTCACCGGACTTCAATTTGGCAGAATACCTGATTCATCAAATTCGATTACAGATTCTGCATCACCATCCGCTGAATTGGACCCTGGAACAAATCAAGGAAAATTTGGAACAGCAGATGTGCTCTCGTCAACTTCAAACCCCGAGCAGATTCAGAAGACACTGCAACATATATGGGGTTTAG